From a region of the Bacteroidia bacterium genome:
- a CDS encoding N-acetylmuramoyl-L-alanine amidase: MRKIKYIVVHCTATEPTATVEAIKKYWKEIRKWDKPGYHYLILRDGEIVLLLDEKEVSYGAYGHNQDSLHISYIGGIDKEGKPIDNRSTLQKHAMFDKLIELSEKYPQAQILGHRDFPGVKKACPSFDVKEWLRNYEPDFKKAA, from the coding sequence ATGAGAAAGATAAAATACATCGTGGTGCATTGCACCGCAACAGAGCCAACCGCCACAGTTGAGGCTATAAAAAAATACTGGAAGGAAATACGCAAATGGGACAAGCCCGGTTATCACTACCTGATACTGCGCGATGGAGAAATTGTTCTGCTACTTGATGAGAAGGAAGTTTCTTATGGAGCTTACGGACACAATCAGGATTCCCTGCACATCTCTTACATCGGAGGCATTGACAAGGAAGGAAAGCCGATTGATAACCGCTCAACGCTTCAGAAGCACGCCATGTTCGACAAGCTGATTGAACTGAGCGAAAAATATCCGCAGGCTCAGATACTCGGACACCGTGATTTCCCCGGAGTGAAAAAAGCCTGCCCTTCATTCGATGTAAAGGAATGGCTTCGCAATTACGAACCTGATTTCAAAAAAGCAGCGTAA